A single genomic interval of Sphingobium sp. WTD-1 harbors:
- a CDS encoding Glu/Leu/Phe/Val dehydrogenase: MNDSQNSRIRLDQQVDQAFDRAAGHTLHDPLLLSQIRTCNTVCQFAFPIRRDDGTVRVINAWRAEHSHHRLPTKGGIRFSPNVELEEVVGLASLMTYKCALMDVPFGGAKGAIQIDRNEFSAAELERITRRYAFELLRRNMIGPASDVPAPDYGTGPQEMAWIADTYQQINHSDLNALACVTGKPITLSGLRGRTEATGLGVFYGLREACAREAEMARLGLTRGLEGKRIVVQGLGNVGGHAATFLENGGAKIICVIEHDGAIFREAGLHIPDVMEHRTQTGSIMGFSGAQDLPSSMLGLELDCDILVPAALENTIHAGNQQRLRARIIAEGANGPVTADADRALSERGVMIIPDIYLNAGGVTASYLEWLKNLAHVRFGRIEQRFDQGAYHRIAGASGRKIEPPVLATLKGADEIDLVHSALEDAMSSALAQLLEARGRHGTDLRTAAMIVAIDKIAACYGQTGIFP, encoded by the coding sequence ATGAATGATTCCCAAAATTCTCGTATCCGCCTCGATCAGCAAGTAGACCAGGCCTTCGACCGGGCAGCCGGCCATACCCTGCACGACCCCCTGCTGCTCTCGCAAATACGGACTTGCAACACGGTTTGCCAGTTCGCGTTTCCGATCAGGAGAGACGACGGAACCGTCAGGGTCATCAATGCCTGGCGCGCAGAGCACAGTCACCACCGGCTGCCGACCAAGGGTGGCATTCGCTTCAGCCCCAATGTCGAGCTTGAGGAAGTCGTTGGCCTAGCCTCGCTCATGACATACAAATGCGCGCTGATGGACGTGCCCTTCGGAGGGGCAAAGGGGGCGATCCAGATCGACCGCAACGAATTCTCCGCAGCCGAACTCGAACGGATCACGCGCCGGTACGCATTCGAGCTGCTCCGCCGCAACATGATCGGCCCTGCCAGCGATGTTCCGGCACCCGACTACGGGACGGGGCCGCAGGAAATGGCCTGGATCGCCGACACCTATCAGCAAATTAACCACTCGGATCTGAATGCGCTGGCGTGCGTGACGGGCAAGCCTATAACCTTGAGTGGGTTGCGTGGCAGGACCGAGGCGACCGGGCTTGGCGTGTTCTATGGTCTGAGGGAAGCCTGCGCTCGAGAGGCCGAAATGGCGCGGCTGGGTTTGACCAGAGGCCTCGAAGGTAAAAGAATCGTCGTGCAAGGATTGGGCAACGTCGGCGGGCATGCAGCGACATTTCTTGAAAATGGTGGCGCGAAGATCATCTGTGTCATCGAGCATGATGGAGCAATATTCAGGGAGGCTGGCCTGCATATACCGGATGTGATGGAACATCGAACCCAAACTGGTTCCATCATGGGGTTTTCTGGCGCTCAAGACCTGCCTTCGTCGATGCTGGGACTTGAGCTCGACTGTGACATACTTGTGCCGGCAGCACTCGAAAATACAATCCACGCTGGCAATCAGCAGCGCTTGCGAGCACGCATCATTGCGGAAGGGGCCAATGGTCCAGTGACCGCAGACGCCGATCGCGCGCTGTCCGAGCGCGGTGTGATGATCATACCTGACATCTACTTGAACGCAGGAGGGGTTACGGCCTCCTACCTTGAGTGGCTGAAGAACCTCGCTCATGTACGCTTCGGGCGCATTGAGCAGAGATTTGATCAGGGGGCCTATCACAGAATTGCCGGCGCGAGTGGTCGCAAAATCGAACCACCCGTCCTCGCCACACTTAAGGGGGCAGACGAGATTGATCTAGTGCATTCGGCACTTGAGGACGCAATGTCCAGCGCCTTAGCCCAATTGCTCGAAGCAAGAGGGCGGCATGGCACAGACCTGCGGACCGCCGCAATGATCGTTGCGATCGACAAGATTGCCGCATGCTATGGCCAGACGGGTATCTTCCCGTGA
- a CDS encoding DUF308 domain-containing protein encodes MVGVKVDAVSGVSDAVGQQMLGTLRRNWGWIVFRGVLALALGVVSFLFPLSALFAFAMVFAAYAGADGILSMVAAVRGARRKEERWWAYVIRGIIGIATAILFVLMPEVMTVGYALVTLVMLAIWAIVTGALEMVAATSLRKEIRGEWLMGLSGALSVFLGIAIFILLVLDPLTTLPSAAWVIGAYAMFAGFVLIGLGLKLRRA; translated from the coding sequence ATGGTTGGAGTCAAAGTCGATGCCGTTTCCGGCGTGTCCGACGCGGTCGGTCAGCAGATGTTGGGGACACTGCGCCGCAACTGGGGATGGATCGTCTTTCGCGGTGTCCTCGCGCTCGCGCTTGGCGTGGTATCCTTTCTGTTCCCGCTCAGCGCCCTGTTCGCCTTTGCGATGGTATTCGCCGCCTATGCCGGTGCCGATGGAATCCTTTCCATGGTCGCGGCGGTGCGCGGCGCCCGGCGTAAGGAGGAGCGCTGGTGGGCCTATGTGATCCGCGGGATCATTGGCATCGCGACCGCGATCCTGTTCGTGCTGATGCCCGAGGTCATGACCGTCGGCTACGCTCTCGTCACTCTTGTCATGCTGGCGATCTGGGCGATCGTGACGGGCGCCCTTGAGATGGTTGCCGCAACGAGCCTTCGCAAGGAAATCAGGGGAGAGTGGTTGATGGGCCTCTCAGGCGCCCTCTCGGTATTTCTTGGGATCGCGATCTTCATCCTGCTGGTCCTTGATCCCCTGACGACCTTGCCTTCGGCCGCGTGGGTGATCGGGGCCTATGCAATGTTTGCCGGGTTTGTTCTCATCGGCCTCGGTCTGAAGCTTCGGCGAGCTTGA
- a CDS encoding Bax inhibitor-1/YccA family protein, with amino-acid sequence MNTPIESSGADLHDASGRAVSYDAGLRRYMLGIYRTMALGLVLTGLVAFLVASTPALYQPIFNTPLKWVVILAPLAFVLFFSFRVEQMSANTARIAFYSFAAIMGLSLASVFLVFTGTSIALAFFSAAALFATMCLWGYTTNVDLSRWSTFLMVGLFGVVIASLINLFLASDRLQFAVSIIAVLVFTGLTAWDSQRLKSQYFAYAGTESAEKLAVMGALSLYLDLINLFQLLLNLMGERERA; translated from the coding sequence ATGAACACGCCAATTGAAAGCTCCGGCGCGGATTTGCACGACGCCTCGGGGCGTGCGGTCTCTTACGACGCCGGTCTTCGCCGTTACATGCTTGGCATCTATCGCACGATGGCCCTGGGACTGGTCCTTACCGGGCTCGTCGCCTTCCTCGTCGCCAGCACGCCAGCTCTCTATCAACCGATCTTCAACACGCCCCTCAAATGGGTCGTGATTCTGGCGCCGCTCGCCTTTGTCCTGTTCTTCTCCTTCCGCGTCGAGCAGATGAGCGCCAACACTGCGCGGATCGCTTTCTATTCATTCGCGGCCATCATGGGACTGTCGCTGGCCAGCGTCTTCCTGGTGTTCACCGGCACCAGCATCGCGCTGGCGTTCTTCTCGGCCGCCGCCCTGTTCGCGACGATGTGCCTGTGGGGCTATACGACCAATGTCGACCTTTCGCGCTGGTCGACCTTCCTCATGGTAGGGCTTTTCGGGGTCGTCATCGCGAGTCTTATCAACCTGTTCCTTGCCTCCGACAGACTGCAGTTCGCCGTCTCGATCATCGCCGTGCTGGTCTTCACCGGCCTTACCGCCTGGGATAGCCAGCGCTTGAAGAGTCAATATTTCGCCTATGCGGGGACAGAATCAGCTGAGAAGCTCGCGGTGATGGGGGCGCTATCCCTTTATCTGGATCTCATAAACCTGTTCCAGCTCCTGCTCAACCTCATGGGGGAGCGTGAACGAGCATAG
- the groES gene encoding co-chaperone GroES, translating to MHFRPLHDRVAVRRIEAEEKTAGGIIIPDTAKEKPQEGEVVAVGPGARDETGKLVELSVKAGDRVLFGKWSGSEVKIDGEELLIMKESDILGIVETEASSK from the coding sequence ATGCATTTCCGTCCCCTGCACGACCGTGTCGCCGTGCGTCGCATCGAAGCCGAGGAAAAGACGGCCGGCGGCATCATCATCCCGGATACTGCCAAGGAGAAGCCCCAGGAGGGCGAGGTCGTCGCCGTCGGGCCGGGCGCCCGCGACGAGACCGGCAAGCTGGTCGAGCTGTCCGTCAAGGCCGGCGACCGCGTCCTCTTCGGCAAATGGTCCGGCAGCGAGGTCAAGATCGACGGCGAGGAACTGCTCATCATGAAGGAGAGCGACATCCTCGGGATCGTCGAAACCGAAGCGTCGTCCAAATAG
- the groL gene encoding chaperonin GroEL (60 kDa chaperone family; promotes refolding of misfolded polypeptides especially under stressful conditions; forms two stacked rings of heptamers to form a barrel-shaped 14mer; ends can be capped by GroES; misfolded proteins enter the barrel where they are refolded when GroES binds): MAAKEVRFSTDARDRMLRGVDTLADAVKVTLGPKGRNVVIDKSFGAPRITKDGVTVAKEIELKDKFENMGAQLIREVASKTNDLAGDGTTTATVLAQAIVREGAKAVAAGMNPMDLKRGIDLAVGAVVDDLKAHARRISANSEIAQVATISANGDTEVGQILAEAMEKVGNEGVITVEEAKSLATELEVVEGMQFDRGYLSPYFITNPEKLRVELEDPYILIHEKKLSNLQALVPLLEKVIQSGRPLLIIAEDVEGDALATLVVNKLRGGLQVAAVKAPGFGDRRKAMLEDIAVLTGGNVVSEDLGIKLENVTVNMLGRAKKVVIDKDDTTIIDGAGQKSDIDGRAAQIRQQIETTTSDYDREKLQERLAKLAGGVAVIRVGGATEVEVKEKKDRVDDALHATRAAVEEGILPGGGIPLLRAVKALESLSAANDDQKAGIEIVRRALKAPARQIVDNAGEDGAYVVGKLGEGSDYNWGFNAATGEYEDLVRAGVIDPAKVVRTALQDAASVSGLLITTEALIAELPKDEKPAPVPAMDY, encoded by the coding sequence ATGGCTGCAAAGGAAGTCCGTTTCTCGACCGACGCGCGTGACCGCATGCTGCGGGGCGTGGACACGCTTGCAGACGCGGTCAAGGTGACGCTCGGGCCGAAGGGCCGCAACGTCGTGATCGACAAGAGCTTCGGCGCGCCGCGGATCACCAAGGACGGTGTCACGGTCGCCAAGGAGATCGAGCTCAAGGACAAGTTCGAGAACATGGGCGCGCAACTGATCCGAGAGGTCGCGTCCAAGACCAATGATCTCGCCGGCGACGGGACCACGACCGCGACCGTGCTCGCCCAGGCGATCGTCCGCGAGGGCGCCAAGGCGGTCGCCGCCGGCATGAACCCGATGGACCTGAAGCGCGGCATCGATCTCGCCGTCGGAGCCGTCGTCGACGATCTCAAGGCGCATGCGCGCCGGATCAGCGCGAACAGCGAAATCGCCCAGGTCGCCACGATCTCCGCAAACGGAGACACCGAGGTCGGCCAGATCCTTGCCGAGGCAATGGAAAAGGTCGGCAACGAAGGCGTCATCACCGTCGAGGAGGCAAAGAGCCTCGCGACCGAGCTCGAAGTCGTGGAGGGCATGCAGTTCGACCGCGGCTATCTCTCGCCCTATTTCATCACCAATCCCGAGAAGCTGCGGGTCGAGCTGGAAGATCCGTACATCCTGATCCACGAGAAGAAGCTCTCGAACCTGCAGGCGCTGGTGCCCCTGCTCGAAAAGGTAATCCAGTCGGGCCGCCCGCTGCTGATCATCGCGGAGGACGTCGAGGGCGACGCCCTGGCCACCCTGGTCGTCAACAAGCTGCGCGGCGGCCTCCAGGTCGCGGCCGTCAAGGCGCCGGGCTTCGGCGATCGGCGCAAGGCGATGCTCGAGGACATCGCCGTCCTCACCGGCGGCAATGTCGTCAGCGAGGACCTCGGCATCAAGCTCGAGAACGTCACCGTCAACATGCTCGGTCGCGCCAAGAAGGTGGTGATCGACAAGGACGACACGACGATCATCGATGGCGCCGGCCAGAAGTCGGACATCGACGGCCGCGCCGCCCAGATCCGCCAGCAGATCGAGACGACCACCTCCGATTATGATCGCGAGAAGCTGCAGGAGCGGCTCGCCAAGCTCGCCGGCGGCGTCGCGGTGATCCGTGTCGGCGGCGCCACCGAGGTCGAGGTGAAGGAGAAGAAGGACCGGGTGGACGATGCGCTTCACGCCACGCGCGCCGCGGTCGAGGAGGGCATCCTGCCCGGGGGCGGCATCCCGTTGCTGCGCGCGGTCAAGGCGCTGGAAAGCCTCTCCGCGGCCAACGACGACCAGAAAGCCGGCATCGAGATCGTCCGCCGCGCCCTGAAGGCGCCGGCACGCCAGATCGTCGACAATGCCGGCGAGGACGGCGCCTACGTGGTCGGGAAGCTCGGCGAGGGATCGGACTACAACTGGGGCTTCAACGCTGCCACAGGCGAGTATGAAGATCTCGTCCGGGCCGGCGTGATCGACCCGGCCAAGGTCGTGCGCACTGCGCTCCAGGATGCGGCGTCGGTCTCGGGATTGCTGATCACGACCGAGGCGCTCATCGCGGAGCTGCCGAAGGACGAAAAGCCGGCACCGGTTCCCGCTATGGACTATTAA
- a CDS encoding ATP-binding protein — protein sequence MPEVSECALILAPFGRDADVAATVLANAGIRALECPSVERLVEEIRAGAGLAIVTSEALIGADTGSLEAWIADQPDWSDFPFVLLVHQGSGLERNPEAARLLERLGNVSFLERPFHPTTLISLTRAALRGRRRQYEARGHLEELRSLAGLLERKVEERTAELTLGEARMRAIFQTNNQYQLLIDLDGTVLDANATALAGIEARLKDVVGKPLWETPWFADSPDLLNVVKAGVLRVATGVTLQRELSIHLPIGPRSFDVGMRPMRGPQGETLALIVEALDISDRKRAEEALRQAQKLEAMGQLTGGVAHDFNNLLTPIVGGLDILSRSGLGTERQRRLIEGAIQSAERARALVQRLLAFARQQPLQLRAIEIGTLVRGMAELVGSTIGPKISLVIEVPEGLPAARADHNQVEMALLNLCVNARDAMPEGGTLRISASERHFSAENDEGLSPGSYISLAVSDTGIGMDEETATRAVEPFFSTKGPGKGTGLGLSMAHGLARQIGGTLTITTAPDAGTRVEILLPVSTETPQRAAPKVEGTLPQEGTALLVDDDDLVRASVSQMLSAIGYEVTEAKSAEDALELVKSGMNPSVVVTDHLTTGMSGAALGRALRARTPVLIVSGYAESSEITPDFPRLMKPFRQDELAAKLAEIRSAKSATGDSA from the coding sequence ATGCCCGAGGTTTCCGAGTGCGCGCTGATACTCGCGCCTTTCGGCCGGGATGCAGACGTCGCCGCAACCGTTCTGGCGAACGCCGGCATCCGCGCCCTCGAATGCCCCTCGGTCGAACGGCTGGTCGAGGAGATCCGCGCGGGGGCAGGGCTAGCGATTGTCACCTCGGAGGCGCTGATCGGTGCCGACACCGGCTCGCTCGAGGCATGGATCGCAGACCAGCCCGATTGGTCCGACTTTCCGTTCGTGCTTCTCGTGCACCAAGGCAGCGGGCTCGAACGCAACCCCGAGGCTGCCCGCTTGCTGGAGCGGCTCGGAAACGTCAGCTTCCTCGAACGCCCCTTTCATCCGACTACCCTCATCAGCCTGACTCGAGCGGCGCTGCGCGGGCGCCGCCGGCAATATGAGGCACGCGGGCACCTTGAGGAACTGCGAAGCCTAGCCGGCTTGCTCGAACGCAAGGTCGAGGAGCGGACCGCCGAGCTAACGTTGGGCGAAGCGCGGATGCGGGCGATCTTCCAGACCAACAACCAGTATCAGCTGCTCATTGATCTCGATGGGACCGTCCTGGACGCGAACGCCACTGCGTTGGCGGGGATCGAGGCGCGGCTCAAGGATGTGGTCGGCAAGCCACTATGGGAGACACCGTGGTTTGCGGATTCCCCCGATCTCCTCAACGTCGTGAAGGCAGGTGTCTTGCGGGTCGCAACGGGCGTAACCTTGCAAAGAGAATTGTCGATCCATCTTCCGATCGGCCCGCGCTCGTTCGACGTGGGAATGCGACCGATGCGGGGGCCGCAAGGCGAAACCTTGGCGCTCATCGTAGAAGCGCTCGACATCAGTGACCGCAAGCGTGCCGAGGAGGCGCTCCGGCAGGCGCAGAAGCTCGAGGCGATGGGTCAGCTTACCGGCGGCGTCGCCCACGACTTCAACAACCTGCTGACCCCGATCGTGGGCGGGTTGGACATCCTGAGCCGCAGCGGACTTGGCACGGAGCGCCAGCGCCGCCTCATCGAGGGTGCCATACAGTCGGCCGAGCGGGCGAGGGCGCTCGTACAGCGGCTCCTGGCCTTCGCGCGGCAGCAGCCGTTGCAGCTCCGCGCGATCGAAATCGGCACGCTGGTACGCGGCATGGCCGAACTGGTCGGATCGACGATCGGGCCGAAAATCAGCTTGGTGATCGAGGTGCCGGAAGGGCTGCCTGCCGCGCGCGCCGATCACAACCAGGTCGAAATGGCGCTCCTCAACCTTTGCGTGAATGCGAGGGACGCGATGCCCGAAGGGGGCACGCTCCGCATCTCGGCATCCGAGCGGCATTTCAGCGCGGAAAATGACGAGGGCCTGAGCCCAGGCAGCTATATCAGCCTCGCGGTCTCGGATACCGGGATCGGCATGGATGAGGAGACAGCCACGCGAGCCGTCGAGCCGTTCTTTTCGACAAAGGGGCCGGGCAAGGGAACAGGTCTTGGCCTTTCGATGGCGCATGGCCTTGCGCGGCAAATCGGCGGAACCCTCACGATCACGACCGCTCCCGATGCCGGGACCCGGGTGGAGATTCTCCTTCCCGTCTCGACGGAGACCCCGCAGCGCGCGGCGCCAAAGGTCGAGGGAACGCTCCCCCAGGAGGGAACCGCCCTCCTTGTCGACGATGACGATCTCGTCCGCGCGAGCGTCAGCCAGATGCTCTCGGCGATCGGCTATGAGGTGACCGAGGCGAAATCCGCGGAGGACGCGCTGGAGCTGGTGAAAAGCGGCATGAACCCGAGCGTCGTGGTCACCGATCATCTGACGACAGGGATGTCGGGCGCGGCCCTCGGCCGCGCGCTGCGGGCGCGCACGCCCGTCCTGATCGTCTCCGGCTATGCCGAGAGCAGCGAGATCACTCCCGACTTTCCGCGCCTCATGAAGCCCTTTCGGCAGGACGAACTGGCCGCGAAACTGGCCGAGATCCGGTCGGCGAAAAGCGCGACCGGTGACTCCGCCTAG
- a CDS encoding TniQ family protein, translated as MWRSELYATEVHEKLVTPNYALPVYTAPIAGEALLSWLCRLAAMTGQSPLAFARQAFGIDSVRQPEWWRRPSADQRSVLLAISGLPPEQFDDMTLERWSTARNDENDRRFSPIRMIYPKQRERAARTLFACAACLAEDETPYLRREWLIGWQAVCARHRTVLMRRCPHCRWKLSSQWLRDKEPVDLHRCKRCGGLLAGANGPPAIDGAIDLQAAMLGVKRRGSGEIPGLGIIQWETFTVIVDLVLRLVWIDAGDHARETLLAELVRDLSLAPDARFTIDWKGNYGALVLMAWMIADWPVRLRRALELLAAPRVDDLLGQVHDLSEASRMRARTRMRDVLNYQSRTMDWRLWLHGLVEGGTDFRRRARAENVWPRKDRLIALALLSEGRAIEEAAFAVRVSTNMIKRWLEVGMAYGVEAVLEKPLRICDLTPVQIDEIAAWLTATERTSGGPLKWSREHTRSEIMARFGLRITTNAAYQLLLNNKPRHKGS; from the coding sequence GTGTGGAGATCTGAACTCTACGCGACGGAGGTCCACGAAAAGCTCGTCACACCGAACTACGCCCTGCCTGTTTATACAGCGCCGATCGCCGGCGAAGCCCTCTTGTCCTGGCTGTGCAGGCTGGCGGCGATGACCGGCCAATCGCCGCTGGCGTTCGCCCGGCAGGCGTTCGGAATAGACAGCGTCCGCCAGCCCGAATGGTGGCGGCGTCCTTCGGCGGACCAGCGCAGCGTGTTGCTGGCCATCAGCGGGCTTCCGCCCGAGCAGTTCGACGATATGACGCTGGAGCGCTGGTCGACCGCTCGCAACGATGAGAATGATCGGCGGTTCAGCCCGATCCGTATGATCTATCCGAAGCAGCGCGAGAGAGCAGCCCGGACCCTGTTCGCTTGCGCCGCCTGTCTCGCAGAGGACGAGACACCCTATCTCCGGCGCGAGTGGCTGATCGGTTGGCAGGCTGTCTGCGCGCGGCATCGAACCGTTCTTATGCGGCGCTGTCCTCATTGCCGCTGGAAGCTCAGCTCCCAGTGGCTTCGCGACAAGGAGCCGGTTGACCTGCACCGCTGTAAACGATGCGGCGGACTGTTGGCCGGGGCCAATGGGCCGCCCGCGATCGATGGCGCCATCGACCTTCAGGCTGCGATGCTCGGCGTCAAACGTCGCGGTAGCGGCGAGATCCCCGGTCTGGGCATCATCCAGTGGGAGACGTTCACGGTGATCGTGGACCTCGTGCTGCGCCTGGTCTGGATCGATGCCGGCGACCATGCCCGCGAAACACTGCTTGCGGAGTTGGTCCGCGACCTCTCGCTTGCGCCTGATGCCCGGTTCACGATCGACTGGAAGGGCAACTATGGCGCGCTGGTCCTGATGGCCTGGATGATCGCGGACTGGCCTGTCCGGTTGCGCCGCGCCCTCGAACTTCTTGCCGCTCCGCGCGTCGATGACCTGCTCGGCCAGGTTCACGATCTGAGCGAGGCATCCCGGATGCGCGCGCGAACGCGGATGCGCGATGTTCTGAACTACCAATCCCGGACGATGGACTGGCGTCTCTGGCTCCACGGCCTGGTCGAGGGTGGCACGGACTTCCGAAGGCGCGCGCGTGCGGAGAACGTGTGGCCGCGCAAGGACCGCCTTATCGCCCTGGCCTTGCTGAGCGAGGGCAGGGCGATCGAGGAAGCTGCGTTCGCGGTGCGGGTCAGCACCAATATGATCAAGCGATGGCTCGAGGTCGGCATGGCCTATGGGGTTGAGGCGGTCCTCGAAAAGCCGTTGCGAATATGTGACCTCACGCCCGTGCAGATCGATGAGATCGCGGCTTGGCTCACCGCCACGGAACGAACCTCCGGAGGACCGTTGAAATGGTCGCGCGAACATACGCGCAGCGAGATCATGGCGCGGTTCGGGCTGCGAATTACGACCAATGCTGCCTATCAACTCCTCCTGAATAACAAGCCTCGCCACAAAGGTAGCTGA
- a CDS encoding TniB family NTP-binding protein, producing the protein MGLSTEYPHLHPSARAWADEDAASRIRRVRTDRWIGYARAEAALAALDDVLSFPKRTRMPNLLIVGQTNNGKTMIVEKFRRSHPLSAATDTNDGVACVPVLKIQMPSGPDERRFFGAILEELGMGQWPRDNLAARQSDAVRLMRLTDVRMLIIDELHNILSGSRTQQRRLLNLLRWLGNELQIPLVGVGTAEALHAIRSDDQLANRFEPVPLPLWTEGPEYLRLLSTLEALLPLRKPSGLAGPVLAGTIFTRSEGVLGEIVAIVIRAAVEAISSGTEAITPRIIERSRFTSPSDRRRVEI; encoded by the coding sequence ATGGGGTTGAGCACCGAATACCCGCATCTTCATCCATCGGCCCGCGCATGGGCCGATGAGGATGCCGCCTCGCGGATACGGCGCGTTCGCACGGATCGGTGGATCGGCTATGCACGGGCGGAAGCCGCCCTGGCGGCACTCGACGATGTGCTCTCGTTCCCGAAACGGACGCGGATGCCGAACCTGCTCATCGTCGGGCAAACCAACAACGGCAAGACGATGATCGTCGAGAAGTTCCGGCGGAGCCACCCGCTGTCAGCCGCGACCGATACGAATGACGGCGTGGCCTGCGTGCCTGTGCTGAAGATCCAGATGCCTTCGGGACCGGATGAGCGCCGGTTCTTCGGCGCGATCCTGGAAGAGCTGGGCATGGGCCAATGGCCGCGGGACAATCTTGCGGCCCGGCAAAGTGATGCGGTGCGGCTGATGCGGCTGACCGACGTGCGGATGCTCATCATCGACGAACTGCACAATATCCTGTCCGGCTCACGCACCCAGCAGCGCCGCCTGCTCAACTTGCTCCGTTGGCTCGGTAACGAGTTGCAGATCCCGCTGGTCGGCGTCGGCACGGCCGAGGCGTTGCACGCAATCCGTAGCGACGATCAGCTCGCCAATCGGTTCGAGCCCGTGCCATTGCCGTTGTGGACCGAAGGGCCGGAATATCTGCGGCTGCTCAGCACGCTGGAAGCCCTGTTGCCGCTCCGCAAACCCTCCGGCCTTGCCGGGCCGGTTCTGGCGGGCACGATCTTCACCCGTTCAGAGGGCGTTCTCGGCGAGATCGTCGCGATCGTCATCCGAGCTGCGGTTGAAGCCATATCTTCCGGCACCGAGGCGATCACGCCGCGCATCATTGAACGCTCCCGGTTCACATCGCCCTCGGACCGACGACGTGTGGAGATCTGA
- a CDS encoding Mu transposase C-terminal domain-containing protein: MIRRLAESSDRTRAEVKAAAAELGYGPTHVYSLIRSYTADPRLTSLLPSKRGRAFGYSKLDSEVEAIINDVIDSLYLTRQKPKIVDLVAEVQRRCIARGLEAPGRKGVTARLRARPAQEVVAKREGRKAARDRYAPAIGSLEAHWPLSLIQIDHTLVDVIVVDSETRAPIQRPWLTLAIDVCTRCVAGFHLSLEPPSATSVALCLAHAALGKESWLAERGIDAVWPVRGVPERLHLDNAKEFRSEALKRGCEQYGIAIDHRPVRTPHYGGHIERLIGTMMGKVHLLPGTTFSNIREKGDLNPEKSAAMTLDEVERWLGHAIAGVYHRDLHRGIGMTPVAAWERGIAGDGRTLGRGEPTPVADPRRFLIDFLPIERRLVRREGVSLHSIHYWADMLAAWVGHPERMIVRYDPRDLSRIHLLGPDGAYYDLSYRDLRRPPISLWEHRLALKRLREDGRAQVDEAAIFRTIEIMRGIADEAVRASKTARRQRERRLRVIQGGSNAPVVSAAQSSIEAESLDGRQPHENMLPFEEWG, translated from the coding sequence GTGATCCGGCGCCTTGCGGAAAGCTCCGACCGAACGCGGGCCGAGGTTAAAGCCGCGGCAGCGGAACTGGGATATGGGCCGACGCATGTTTACAGCCTGATACGCAGCTATACGGCCGACCCGCGGCTGACGAGCCTGCTGCCGAGCAAGCGAGGTCGGGCGTTCGGCTACTCCAAGCTCGACAGCGAGGTCGAGGCGATCATTAACGACGTGATCGACAGCCTGTATCTCACGCGACAGAAGCCGAAGATCGTCGATCTTGTCGCGGAAGTGCAGCGACGTTGCATCGCGCGAGGGTTGGAAGCACCTGGCCGCAAGGGTGTTACTGCCCGGTTGCGGGCGCGGCCGGCGCAAGAGGTGGTCGCCAAGCGTGAGGGCCGCAAGGCGGCCCGCGACCGTTACGCGCCGGCGATAGGATCGCTGGAAGCGCACTGGCCGTTGTCGCTGATCCAGATCGATCACACGCTGGTCGACGTGATCGTCGTCGACAGCGAGACGCGGGCGCCGATCCAGCGGCCTTGGCTGACGCTTGCGATCGATGTCTGCACGCGCTGCGTTGCCGGCTTCCATCTCTCGCTGGAGCCGCCGTCGGCGACGTCGGTTGCGCTTTGCCTCGCCCATGCCGCGCTCGGCAAGGAAAGCTGGCTGGCAGAGCGCGGTATCGATGCGGTCTGGCCGGTGCGCGGCGTGCCGGAGCGGCTGCATCTCGACAATGCCAAGGAGTTCCGGTCCGAGGCGCTGAAACGGGGCTGCGAGCAATATGGTATCGCCATCGACCATAGGCCGGTGCGAACGCCCCACTACGGCGGGCATATCGAACGGCTGATCGGGACGATGATGGGCAAGGTCCATCTGCTGCCCGGAACGACCTTCTCGAATATCCGGGAGAAAGGCGATCTCAATCCCGAGAAAAGTGCAGCGATGACGCTGGACGAGGTGGAGCGCTGGCTCGGTCACGCGATCGCCGGCGTCTATCATCGCGATCTGCATCGCGGGATAGGCATGACGCCGGTTGCGGCCTGGGAACGCGGTATCGCTGGCGACGGTCGCACGCTTGGCCGGGGCGAACCAACGCCGGTTGCCGATCCGCGCCGCTTCCTGATCGACTTCCTCCCAATCGAACGGCGCCTGGTGCGCCGGGAGGGCGTATCGCTGCACTCGATCCACTACTGGGCCGATATGCTCGCGGCCTGGGTCGGCCACCCGGAGCGCATGATCGTGCGCTATGATCCGCGCGACCTCAGCCGCATCCATCTGCTCGGCCCCGACGGGGCCTATTACGACCTTAGCTACCGCGATCTGCGTCGTCCGCCGATCAGCTTGTGGGAGCATCGCCTGGCGCTGAAACGGCTGCGTGAGGACGGCCGCGCGCAGGTCGACGAGGCCGCAATCTTCCGCACCATCGAGATCATGCGCGGCATCGCCGACGAGGCGGTGCGGGCGAGCAAGACTGCGCGGCGCCAGCGGGAACGGCGGTTGCGCGTCATCCAGGGCGGGTCGAACGCGCCGGTGGTGTCCGCAGCTCAGTCTTCTATCGAAGCCGAGTCCCTGGATGGCAGGCAACCCCACGAGAACATGCTGCCGTTCGAGGAATGGGGTTGA